The window ATTTAAATTAATACATTGTTCGGCCTATGGCTGAGAAGAAAACGGAGGAGGAGAACACCAAGAAGATCAAGGTGGTTGAGCTGAAGGACAAGAAAGTTGTAGTGCTTAGATTTGTCGAGGGGGGCATTCTCTAAAGTTTCCCTTTTTAACCGGTAGTATTGTCGGTTAAAAGAGCGGATGGACTACGCGGCCGGTCGCCACTATATCCACCCCCTCGCCTTCATTGCCTTGTATATTCTCTCTACGGCTATTACGTATGCGGCGTCTCTCATAGTCCAGCTCTTTTCTTGTATCCACCTCTGGTGCACCCTCCTGAAATTCTCCGCCATAATCCTCTCGAGCCTAGACCTAGTCTCCTCCTCGTCCCACATAAGCCACTGCAGATTCTCAACCCACTCGAGGTAAGACATGACAACACCCCCAGCGTTAGCCAAGACATCCGGCACAACCACAACGCCCCTCTCGTAAAGAGCCTTCTCAGCCTCAGGCGTAGTAGGCCCGTTAGCCCCCTCCACCACAAGCCTAGCCCTAACAGAGCCCACATTATCCTCAGTAATAGCATTCTCAAGAGCAGCAGGAACAAGAATATCGGCATCGACGCCGAAGACGGCGCTGGGGTCCTGCACCATGGACGCGTCGTTGTATTTGGCTATCTGGGCCAGCAGATCAGGTCCCCTGGCGTTCCTATTCTTCTCGACAAGCTCGGCCGTGGTCAGCCCGCCTTTCTTGTACACAGTCCCGTTTATGTCGGAGATGGCGACGACTCTGATGCCCATCTTCTCCAGCCAGTAGGCCGTCCACCTGCCCACGTTCCCGAACCCCTGTATGGCGGCGGTCTTCCCCTCGGCGGATCCCCAAAGCGCCTTGGCCGCATAGACGGCCGTCACCGCTACTCCGAATCCTGTGGAGTATTCCCTCACCGGGTTTCCCCATAGCTCTGGCGGCTTCGCGGTGAATACTGCGGGGGCGTTTCTCCCGGCTATTTTGGAGTACTCGTCTACCATCCAGGCCATTATCTGGCTGTTTGTCCCCACGTCGGGCGCCGGTATGTCTAGCTCCTCCCCTATAAGCGGCGCTATAGCCCTAACATAGCCTCTCGACAGCTCCTCCAACTCCCGAGGCGAAAGCCTCTTCGGGTCTACCCTAACAGCCCCCTTAGCCCCTCCATAGGGCAACCCAGCCAAGCTGTTCTTCAACGTCATTATGGTGGCGAGAGCCATATCGTCAGCCAGAGACACCTCCGGATGGAAACGGATGCCTCCCTTATAGGGCCCAAGCGCGTCGTTATGCTGAACTCTATACCCCTCAAAAAACACAACCCCACCATTAACCCTAACCGGAATAGAGACAACAAGAACCCTCTTAGGCCTAGAAAGAAACTCGTAAAGCTCAATAGGGAAACCGCCGAGCTCTATGCTCCTTCGGAGGAGCTGGAGGGTGTTGCCCAGGAAGGCGTTCATCTGAGTGACCGACAGCATCATGAGATCGATAGAGGATACTTATAAGCTTTTATTTACATATATTCTATTTATCTCAATATAGAATATATTGAGAGAAAACTGCCGCAATCTTTTCGGGAAGGTCATCGTAACCGAATAACATGCATAAAAGTATATATCATAAACCACTCTAGGCTCTGAATATTTTAACTTAACTGAGTTTATTAATTAAAATAATTCAAAAATAATCATAAATTTTTATTTATTCTATTTTAGTTGTTTTTGTTTCTTTGCCGAATAGATAGATAGATGCGCCGGCCGCCAGCCAGGCCGCGGCGTAGGCCGCCAGTGCGGTAGAGAAGGTGAGGTATGTGGG of the Thermoproteus uzoniensis 768-20 genome contains:
- a CDS encoding Glu/Leu/Phe/Val family dehydrogenase, whose protein sequence is MMLSVTQMNAFLGNTLQLLRRSIELGGFPIELYEFLSRPKRVLVVSIPVRVNGGVVFFEGYRVQHNDALGPYKGGIRFHPEVSLADDMALATIMTLKNSLAGLPYGGAKGAVRVDPKRLSPRELEELSRGYVRAIAPLIGEELDIPAPDVGTNSQIMAWMVDEYSKIAGRNAPAVFTAKPPELWGNPVREYSTGFGVAVTAVYAAKALWGSAEGKTAAIQGFGNVGRWTAYWLEKMGIRVVAISDINGTVYKKGGLTTAELVEKNRNARGPDLLAQIAKYNDASMVQDPSAVFGVDADILVPAALENAITEDNVGSVRARLVVEGANGPTTPEAEKALYERGVVVVPDVLANAGGVVMSYLEWVENLQWLMWDEEETRSRLERIMAENFRRVHQRWIQEKSWTMRDAAYVIAVERIYKAMKARGWI